From Coturnix japonica isolate 7356 chromosome 3, Coturnix japonica 2.1, whole genome shotgun sequence, the proteins below share one genomic window:
- the IAH1 gene encoding isoamyl acetate-hydrolyzing esterase 1 homolog, giving the protein MALAEAVRGRLVSWPRVVLFGDSITEFSFQEGGWGATLANRLVRKCDVVNRGFSGYNTRWAKLILPRLLAPGAAAESTAAVTVFFGANDSALRDVNPKQHVPLEEYAANLTSMVRYLKSIGIIEDRIILITPPPLQESAWEKECLAKGDKLNRRNVTTGEYAQACVRVARDCGTDVLDLWTLMQKDQDFSCYLSDGLHLSLKGNHFLVGQLWSHLENRLSALPSLLPYWRDVDPQHPELTLLGGAQE; this is encoded by the exons ATGGCGCTGGCTGAGGCGGTTCGTGGCCGGCTGGTGTCATGGCCGCGCGTGGTGCTGTTCGGGGACTCCATCACTGAG TTCTCCTTCCAGGAGGGCGGCTGGGGAGCGACCCTCGCCAACAGGCTGGTCAG aaaatgtgACGTTGTGAACCGTGGGTTCTCAGGGTACAACACCAGGTGGGCCAAACTCATCCTGCCGCGGCTGCTGGCTCCGGGTGCTGCTGCCgagagcactgctgctgtcaccgTCTTCTTCGGAGCTAACGACAGTGCTTTGAGAG ATGTGAACCCGAAGCAGCACGTTCCTTTGGAGGAATACGCCGCCAACCTGACGAGCATGGTGCGCTACCTGAAGTCCATCGGCATCATTGAGGACAGGATCATTTTGATAACGCCGCCCCCTCTTCAGGAATCAGCTTGGGAGAAGGAGTGCCTCGCCAAAG GTGACAAGCTGAACCGCCGCAACGTCACCACTGGGGAGTACGCGCAGGCCTGTGTTCGAGTGGCCAGGGACTGCGGGACTGATGTGCTCGACCTGTGGACGCTGATGCAGAAGGATCAG GATTTTTCTTGCTATCTGTCTGACGGGCTTCACCTGTCACTGAAGGGGAATCACTTTCTCGTGGGACAGCTCTGGTCACACCTGGAAAACAGActctcagctctgccttcatTGCTTCCTTACTGGCGGGACGTGGATCCCCAGCACCCTGAGCTCACCCTGCTGGGAGGGGCCCAGGAGTGA